TGATGCAGCAGCGGCGGTTTGATCTGCTCGATCTCGATGCCTTTGGCTGCCCGACGGCCCTGGTGCCGCTGGCTCTGGAGGCCCTGGAATTCGGTGGTGTTCTCTACCTGGCCAGCACCGATGGCCGCTCCCCCACCGGCCATGACCGCCCGGCGGCGATCCGCTCCCTGGGGGCCGCCGCCCGGGCCCACCCCTCCAGCTGGGAGTTGGCCCTGCGCCTGCAGCTCGCCGTGGTGTCCAAGGCGGCCTGGGCGATGGGTCGCGGGATTCGGCCCCTCTTCTCCTTTAGTGAGGGCCGGACCTTCCGGACGGCGATTCAATTGCGGCGTCGTCCCGAGCCGCAGGAGGAGGAGCAGCTCGGGCTGTGGGCCTACTGCCATCGCTGCGCCGAGCACTCCCAACAAAGCCTGCTGCGCCTCCGGCGCTGGCCGGCCTGTGGCTGCGGCGATGACCCAGCGGCACCCCTGGCGATTTCAGGACCCCTCTGGCTGGGCCCCCTTCAGGACCCGCAGGTCTTGGGGGAGCTGTTGCAGGACGCCCAGGCACTGCCCAAGGAAAGCGTGGCGCCAGCGAGC
This DNA window, taken from Synechococcus sp. LTW-R, encodes the following:
- a CDS encoding N2,N2-dimethylguanosine tRNA methyltransferase, with the protein product MADTASPAHYCEGAAQLLLGPGFFRPQSRPSRDAGVLLTRWLTRERPGRVLDVMAGCGIRALRYGLEGRAQEVWANDADVDRLPLLQQNLQPLQERRLELSARTAQHLLADCLMQQRRFDLLDLDAFGCPTALVPLALEALEFGGVLYLASTDGRSPTGHDRPAAIRSLGAAARAHPSSWELALRLQLAVVSKAAWAMGRGIRPLFSFSEGRTFRTAIQLRRRPEPQEEEQLGLWAYCHRCAEHSQQSLLRLRRWPACGCGDDPAAPLAISGPLWLGPLQDPQVLGELLQDAQALPKESVAPASRRLLEGLRADDGLPVSCWPVDALAKRLGGGPPRLDALIDCLRAEGFAAQRSGVMSAQFRCNAPFSRVVELASALNR